DNA from bacterium:
GAAGTCTTTGACCTGATGGGCATTCGCATCATCACCGGCAATGTCCGGGACTGCTATGCATCACTTGGATTGATGCACTCGATCTGGACCCCGCTTCCCGGAGAATTCGATGACTATATCGCCATGCCAAAACCCAATATGTATCAATCTCTCCATACCGTAGTCATCGGACCGGGCGGGCATCCCCTGGAAATTCAGATCCGGACCTACGACATGCATCGCACAGCCGAAGAGGGGATCGCCGCCCATTGGCGCTATAAGGAAAAGGAGAAACTGGATAAACCATACGATGAGCGGTTTGTCTGGCTCCGGCAGCTCATGGAGTGGCAGCAGGATCTCAAGGATCCCACCGAATTTCTCCACATGATGAAGGTGGACCTGTTCCATGATGAAGTCTATGTTTTTACTCCCAAGGGAGAGGTCATGGGATTTCCGCAGGATGCAATCACCATTGATTTTGCCTACGCTATCCATACGCAGGTCGGCCATACCTGTGTCGGGGCCAAAGTCAACGGACGGATGGTTCCCTTGCGTTACCGGCTGAAAACCGGTGACATTGTCGAGATTCTCACCTCGCCAAACCATCATCCGAGCCGGGACTGGCTGAAAATCGTCAAAACCCCCAGAGCTATTCAACGGATAAAGCGCTGGCTGAAAACCGAGGAAAAGGAACGCTGCCTGACCCTTGGCCGGGAGATTCTCGATAAAGAACTGGCCAAATATGGTTTGAGCTTCCTGAAACTCCAGAAGAAGGGAGAGCTTCAGAAGGCGGCGGGACGGTTTGGACTGGTGGATGCAGATGAACTCATTGTCGATATCGCCTACGGAAAAATTTCCGCACGGCAGGTACTGAGCGAGCTTCTGCCCCAGGAGAAGCTTCAGCCCAGGCCTGAACCCTCCAAGCTGCAAAAAGTCATTACCAGAATTACCCAGCGCAAAGAAGAAGGGGTGAAGATCAAGGGGGTGGATGATGTTATGGCCCGCTTCGCCAAATGCTGCAATCCGGTGCCGGGAGATAAAATCGTGGGCTTTATTACCCGTGGCCGCGGGGTGTCCGTACACCGGGCCAATTGCCCCAATGTCGATCCCTTCCTCTACGGGACCGAGCGCCTGATCGAGACAACCTGGGATGTCAAGGGGAATATTCCCTATCAGGTGGAAATCCATGTCCGCTGCGCTCATAAGCCGGGAATGCTGGCTAAAATTACCGCGGCCATATCGGAGTCCGAGATCAACATCATGACCGCGGATGTGAAAGCAACCGGGGAT
Protein-coding regions in this window:
- a CDS encoding bifunctional (p)ppGpp synthetase/guanosine-3',5'-bis(diphosphate) 3'-pyrophosphohydrolase, which translates into the protein MIRISDITEKVQSYIPSPDIDLIHRAYVFSAKVHKGQVRLSGEPYLTHPLEVSAILAELRLDEVTVAVGLLHDTVEDTLATENEIRELFGEEIVFLVNAVTKISQISFASHEEKQAENFRKMLLAMAKDIRVILIKLADRLHNMRTLEYLPREKQIRIARETMEIYAPFANRLGIAKVKSELEDLAFKYLEPEIFAELSRKLTEEIRHRQGIIDEAIKSIQTKLKEYNTEGTVTGRTKHLWSIYQKMKRKGITFEEVFDLMGIRIITGNVRDCYASLGLMHSIWTPLPGEFDDYIAMPKPNMYQSLHTVVIGPGGHPLEIQIRTYDMHRTAEEGIAAHWRYKEKEKLDKPYDERFVWLRQLMEWQQDLKDPTEFLHMMKVDLFHDEVYVFTPKGEVMGFPQDAITIDFAYAIHTQVGHTCVGAKVNGRMVPLRYRLKTGDIVEILTSPNHHPSRDWLKIVKTPRAIQRIKRWLKTEEKERCLTLGREILDKELAKYGLSFLKLQKKGELQKAAGRFGLVDADELIVDIAYGKISARQVLSELLPQEKLQPRPEPSKLQKVITRITQRKEEGVKIKGVDDVMARFAKCCNPVPGDKIVGFITRGRGVSVHRANCPNVDPFLYGTERLIETTWDVKGNIPYQVEIHVRCAHKPGMLAKITAAISESEINIMTADVKATGDTYATCRFTLEITNLKQLEKVINSIKTIRDVIEVERVTSFLSKNKTETHTVKDKLSG